The genomic interval AACCTTTATCCATAGATGAAGCTTTTATGGATGTAACAGGTTCCATTCGCCTGTTTGGAGAAGGCCGGACAATTGCCCGATTAATAAAAAACCGAATTAAGGAAAAGCTGGATTTAATTGCTTCTGTTGGGGTTGCCCCTACAAAATATCTTGCAAAAATTGCTTCCGATCTTGAAAAGCCGGATGGTTTGGTTGTTGTTGAGCCTGGTAAAATTGATGAGTTTCTGCATCCGCTTCCAATTTCGCGTTTGTGGGGTGCCGGAAAACAGACTCAAAAAGCATTGCATAAGATGGGTATTGACACAATTGGACAATTAGCTGCCTACCCGGAAGATATCCTGAGGAAGAAACTTGGCAAAATGGGTGATCATTTTTATAAACTTGCCCACGGCATTGATAACCGAAGAGTACAAACCGGACATGGAGTGAAATCCGTCAGTAATGAGCATACATTTTTTAAAGACTTGCAAGATGGTGTTAAACTTCGCAAACGTTTATCGGCCTTGTGTGAAAAAGTGGGGTTTAGGCTGCGTAATCAAAAGCTGGCCGGAAAAACAATTCATTTAAAATTGCGCTATTCTGATTTTTCAACAATTACCCGCAATAAAACAATTTCTAACACTACAAATGAAACTGAAAAAATTTATAAAACTATTACAACTTTGTTTGAGAAGAATTATATTAAAGGACAAGCAATCAGGCTAATAGGAGTTGGTGTTAGTGGGTTTAAAAAACAAGAATCTGAACAGCTGACCATTTTTGAAAATACCGATAAAAAAGGAAAAGAGCTGGATGCGCTTGAGGATGAAATAAGGCTGAAATTTGGTACCAAACTGATAAACCGCGCTGATAGTTTAGGTGCTTATAACCATGATGATTTTGAAGATTAAAAATTGCTTAAAATAATTCTTTAAATGTAAAACAGGAACTGAAATGAAACAGATAATAGTAATAATATTATTTTTTATTCAAGCTTTACCCGCCAGCGAAAATTATTTCCAGCAGTATGTAAATTATGTTATTGACGCCAATCTTAATGACGTTGAAAATCAAATAGATGCTCAACAACAACTACTGTACATTAATCATTCTCCGGATACATTAAAATCTATCTATTTTCACCTTTATTTTAATAAATATAAACAAGGCGCTTTCACAGATGAAGGCGGGCAACGAGAGCGAACAACGGCATTTATCCACATAAATGAAATTAAAGAAAATGATAGTGTAACAAGTTCCTATAATATTAACCGTACTTTGATGCAGCTTGATTTAAAGAACGAATTACTGCCGGGTGATTCGGTTATTTTTAACTTTGATTTTATTGCAAAGCTGCCATCTGCTTCCGGACGGTATGGCTACCAGGGATTGCATTATGATGTGGGAAATTGGTTTCCAACACCGGTGGTCTATGACAAGGATGGCTGGCACCTTCATCAGCATATTGATAATGAATTTTATCAAGAGTGGGGAGACTTTAAAGTAAATATAACTGTGCCAAAAGGATTTGTACTTGGGGCAACCGGAAAGTTAATCAATTCTCAAGAAGCCATGCAAGATACAACCAAAGAGGTTCGAGATTGGTTTAATCATAATATGGATGACAGTACCTCAAAAACAACCTGGAAATATGAAGCCCATAATGTTCATGATTTTGCATGGTCAGCTGATCCGGATTACCGCTATATTACAAAATCCTGGGATGGAATTGATATCCATTACCTGGTGATGGAAAGAAACTATGATGCATGGAAAAAAGAGGTATTGCCAGGATACGGGAGCATTCGATTTTTAAGTGAAAAATTTGGCAGATATCCCTATAGCCAAATAACCATTGCTG from Calditrichota bacterium carries:
- the dinB gene encoding DNA polymerase IV, yielding MNESRVILHMDMDAFFAAVEQRDNPDYRGKPVIVGADPQGGKGRGVVSTCSYEAREYGVHSAMPIRTAYKLCPNGIYVWPHGKLYSQVSKQVFEILYEFTDEIEPLSIDEAFMDVTGSIRLFGEGRTIARLIKNRIKEKLDLIASVGVAPTKYLAKIASDLEKPDGLVVVEPGKIDEFLHPLPISRLWGAGKQTQKALHKMGIDTIGQLAAYPEDILRKKLGKMGDHFYKLAHGIDNRRVQTGHGVKSVSNEHTFFKDLQDGVKLRKRLSALCEKVGFRLRNQKLAGKTIHLKLRYSDFSTITRNKTISNTTNETEKIYKTITTLFEKNYIKGQAIRLIGVGVSGFKKQESEQLTIFENTDKKGKELDALEDEIRLKFGTKLINRADSLGAYNHDDFED